DNA from Kitasatospora acidiphila:
TCGCCGGGAGCTACGAACTTGAGATCGGTGGACTCGTCGGAGATCCGGAGTTCCCCGCCCACGATGCGCGCAGTGAAGCAGACGTTGAACTGCTGCCGAACCTCGCCGTCCGAGTAGGCGATCACATGTCGGGGATCGGTGTACGTGCCGACCAATCCGGTGATCTCGACCTCAAGGCCGGTCTCCTCTCGGACCTCCCGAACAGCCGTACCCGGAAGCGACTCGCCGAGGTCCATCGTCCCGCCCGGCAGTGCGTACAGGCCGTTGTCGGTACGCCGCTGGAGCAGGATGCGCCCTTCGTCATCCGTCACCACGGCGGACGCCGCCACCACCAGCCGGTTCGGCTTGGGTGCGTTGGGATCGTCGTAGAACTCGGTCCGTGCCACGTGGTCAGTTGTCCTCAACAGGTGCGGCGGCGGGGGTTGATGCCGAGCATGCGAGCTGGCTGCCTCCGAGGCCGGCTTGCTCCCGCATCCGCTCAGGGCAGGAGGGTGGCGTCCAGGTATTCCTGCACTGGTTCGAAGAGCCCGTACGGCACGTACTCGGGGATCTCAGCGAGAGCCACCCACGCGAGCTGGTCCAGTTCCTCCGTGTCGACTACCTCGGCGGTGCCGCTGACGACTTCGCAGGCCGTGTACGACATCAGTCGGCCGGTCTTCGGATGCATGCGCTCACCCAGGAGCTTGATCACGGCCACACCGAGCCCGGTCTCCTCCGCCGTCTCACGGACAGCCGCCTGCTCAGACGACTCACCGGCCTCGATCTCTCCAGCCGGAAACTGCCAGGAGAGCTGGCCCTCGCTGACCCGCCGTCGGACCATCAGGACGCGGCCTTCGTGGACCACGATCGCGGCGGCGATTCCCGGACGTTCCTCCGCAGTCTGCTGTGTCACGTCTGCTCCTCCAGGGCGGCCAGGATGGGTGGGAAGATCGTATCGGCGTCGATGAAGCGGGTCACCGAGTTTCGAGGAACCCACATCACGTCGACGTTCTCGACGGCGTCGCTGTTGGTCGCCTCGCCAGCCAAGTACTCGCACAGGAAGTACTCACACAGCACTCCTGTCACCGGGTGAAGACGACTGCCGAGGCTTTGGCGGACCGCGCAGTGGACCCCGGTTTCGTCCAGCGTCTCCCGGACAGTCACGGTCTCCGGCTTCGCGCCGGGCTTGATCACCCCGGCCGGGAACTGCCAGGTGATCCCGGATGCATCTTCCTCGCGTCGGCAGACCAGCAGGACGGCGCTCTGCCGGACGACAATCGAGATGGCCACCCGTAGGGCTTGGACAGCCGGTGTGCCGGTCTCAATGGCGCCGCCGTCACCTTCTCTGGCTGCCAAGAGCGCGAAGCGCTGGCGGGCCGCGTTCGAAGCCTTCTCGTAGGCGGTGTCGAGGAGTTGCTGCATCTCCGCCCTCGGGACGACAGATGGGTCAGCGTGCCATGTGGCCACCGTGCGCACTGCGATCCCGAGCTGACTTGCGAACGCCTCGTTAGTGAGGCGAAGAGCGGACTGAAGCAGGCAGGCGTAACGACCGCTCCAGACCTCGATGACGTCCAACACCGTTCCCTCTCCGTCGTGGCCGCTCTGATGCATAGGCAATGCGTCGAAGATGCACATCGACTGCACTGGCGCTTCATCGCCGCGCGGCGTGGATGCCGGAAGACTTGCAGTCGTATCCCAAGGCCACTGCCATCCACGGCACTTGAGCCCTGGGAAAGGGTCCAGGAGCAACAGAGCACGCACGCCGATCCCCTCGGAGATTCTAGGTGAGTACCCGAAGCAGGACAGCGAGTTGGGTGATTGCACCTGCCCGGCCGCCCTGCGGCGAGAGCAGTGGTTCGAGCGCCCGCTGAACCGCGTCAGGTTCGCTCGTTTGGGGGACAGGCCGGAGCACCGAAAGTGCCTCGCCGACGCCGGTAACCTCAGTTCATGGCGAACTGATGGTTCGTCACTCCTGAATGCCAGAAAGCTGAAAGGGAACTGATGGCCGAGGACCAGGTCCACACGGTCGAGCGCACGCTCGTCCTGCTCAAGCCCGACGCGCTGGTACGCGGCCTCGGGGAAGGATCATCTCGCGCTTCGAGGATGCCGCGCTGAAGATCGTCGGTGTCAAGATGAAGTGGATGGACGAGGAGTTCACCCGCAAGCACTACTTCGACCTCGAAGAGCGGCTCGGGGCCGAGGTCTACAACCTCACTGCCACCTTCATGCAGCAGGGGCCGGTCATCGCCCTGGTGCTGGAGGGCTACGACGCCATCGCCACGGTCCGGAAGATCGTGGGTAGCACCTACCCGAACCAGGCTCCGGCCGGCACCATCCGCGGCGACCTCTCGCACATGAGCTCGGCGGGCAGCGTGGCCGTCGGCAAGGCCGTGGCCAACCTGGTCCACGCCTCCGGCAACAGGGAGGAGGCCGCGCAGGAGGTCGATCTGTGGTTCGCCAAGGACGAGTTGCACGAGTACCGCACGCTGGCAGAGATCTTCACCAACTGACGGCACGTCGCGGCGTCACTACTGGGGCGCCGCTGCGTTGACCACCACCGGGGCACCACCGTCTGATCCGAGAGGGCACCATGACCAACCAGACCCGCCAGGCTTCCGCCCAGGAGCTGGAGTTGATCTTCCAGCGTGAGCTGGCGACCGACCGGTGGGCGGCCACCGAGACCGCCTACGCCCTGGCGGTCCGCCTGCGCGACGCCGGCGACTGGCCCAAGTCCCGCGAGTGGGTGCAGCAGTGCCTCCAGCTCCTGGGGGGCTTCCCCAGCGAGACCGAGGACCAGGTGGCGACCACCCGCGTGGCGGTCGGCGGCGTCCCGCTGCCGAACTACCTGCACGCCGGTGTGATCCGGGAGCGCTTCGGCGACCTGGGCTGATCCATCTCGGGTGGTGCGGCCGACGAAGTGAAGTCGTCGGCCGCACCGCCCGGCACCCACACCAACTCCGCACCGCCCCATCCGGACCAGCCAGGGGCCGTCCCGCCCTGGTTCGGCTGGATTCGCCATGCCTGAAACGAGGAGACACGACCGTGGCTGTCGAGATCGAGATGCGCGCCCGCTTCGACAAAGAGACCCACGACCGTCTCTTGAACCGTCTGAGGCAGGATGGCGAGGACCTGGGCGACGACGCCAAGCACATCTACTTCTATGTGCTGCCCGAGCAGTTGCTCAAAGTCACGGACAGCACCGCCGCCGGCACCGCCAAGATCACCCTCAAGGGCAGCAAGATCGGTCAGGGCGCTGCCTTCCCTGAGACCGAGTTCGCCATCGCCCGCGAGGACGTCCCGACGGCCGTGAAGGTGTTCAACGCCCTTGGCTTCGAGAACGCGATGCACGAGGCGTTCAACTTCCGCCACAACTTCCACTACCAGGGCGTGGAGATCGCGCTCAAGTGGAGCGAGGCATGGGGCTACCACGCCGAGTTCGAGGTGCTGCTCGACGACGGCGCCTCGGACGCCGCCCACGACGATGCGTCTGCCCAGATCATCGAGGCCGCCGCCGAGCTCGGCGTGACGCTGATGAGCGAGCAGGAGCTGGCCGACTTCACCGCCGCCTTCGAGGCCGCCGAGCAGGAGCGCAAGGCACATGAGGCACGGGCCGCTCCGATCCGGTAGGAGCCTCTCGCCGCGGTAAACCACCGGAAGGGGGTGGACACAGATGAGCACAACCCCGACGACCACGAGTCTGGTCGACCTGGCAGCCCGCAGGCAGCTGCCGCACCACCAGTACATGGATCCGGCCACCGTCGAGTGGATCAAGGCCAACCGGCCGGCCTTCGGTCCGGCTTGGCCGCCGCCCCTGCGGCCGGCCTCGAAGCACCTCATGAGCC
Protein-coding regions in this window:
- a CDS encoding NUDIX domain-containing protein, translating into MARTEFYDDPNAPKPNRLVVAASAVVTDDEGRILLQRRTDNGLYALPGGTMDLGESLPGTAVREVREETGLEVEITGLVGTYTDPRHVIAYSDGEVRQQFNVCFTARIVGGELRISDESTDLKFVAPGDLSDLSMHHTQQLRLRHFLEHRATPYLG
- a CDS encoding NUDIX hydrolase — encoded protein: MTQQTAEERPGIAAAIVVHEGRVLMVRRRVSEGQLSWQFPAGEIEAGESSEQAAVRETAEETGLGVAVIKLLGERMHPKTGRLMSYTACEVVSGTAEVVDTEELDQLAWVALAEIPEYVPYGLFEPVQEYLDATLLP
- a CDS encoding NUDIX hydrolase; translation: MDVIEVWSGRYACLLQSALRLTNEAFASQLGIAVRTVATWHADPSVVPRAEMQQLLDTAYEKASNAARQRFALLAAREGDGGAIETGTPAVQALRVAISIVVRQSAVLLVCRREEDASGITWQFPAGVIKPGAKPETVTVRETLDETGVHCAVRQSLGSRLHPVTGVLCEYFLCEYLAGEATNSDAVENVDVMWVPRNSVTRFIDADTIFPPILAALEEQT
- a CDS encoding CYTH domain-containing protein, whose amino-acid sequence is MAVEIEMRARFDKETHDRLLNRLRQDGEDLGDDAKHIYFYVLPEQLLKVTDSTAAGTAKITLKGSKIGQGAAFPETEFAIAREDVPTAVKVFNALGFENAMHEAFNFRHNFHYQGVEIALKWSEAWGYHAEFEVLLDDGASDAAHDDASAQIIEAAAELGVTLMSEQELADFTAAFEAAEQERKAHEARAAPIR